TTGCAACACTTGGCTTAATCCAACTCTTCCATGCCTTTAATGCCAAGTCGGTTTACCAGTCTATTTTGACTGTCGGTGCCTTCCGCAGCAAGACCTTTAATATCTCGATCGTTGTATCCTTCATTTTACTTGGTGTGACGATCGTCGTGCCAGGATTTAATCAGATTTTCCATGTGACGCATTTAGATAGTTACCAGTGGGCAATGGTGATTGGTGGGTCATTCTCTATGATTATCATTGTAGAAATTATCAAGGCCATCCAACGTGGGTTAGGACTAGATAAAAAATAAACCAGCTTTAATGGAGAATCCTTTGTCAGATTGACGAGGATTTTTCGTCATTTAATTGACAACTAGCTTATTTTTTCTTCGGGGAACCTGGCAGATAGGTGACACAAATGAAAGAGGGTATAGACTATGATAGTAAATTTCGATAACGTCATCAAGCGAGAAAAGCGAAAGCAGAGACTGGTTACAAGTGGTATTTTGCTAGTCGCTGTGGTCCTGATATTAGGCGTAGGGGTTACGGCGGTAAAGCAACGGATGGCAAGTCAATATCGTGCTGCACAAAAGGTGGCAATGATTACGGATATGATTGAATCACCCAATGTGACGTCAACTTCTCATTATTTGGCGGAGTCAGGCCTTTTCAACAGGCGATTAAAAAGCGACCGCTTTAAAAATATAGATGGCTATCTGGTTAAGACAGCCCCTCTAGAAATTAATTTTAGCCTATTCAGTGTCGGTTATGGTGGCGGGACACAACTCCCAATTACTGTACCGATTTCAAAGACAAAAACAATTGGTGCCTTTAACCGAGAAAACGGTGAGAAACTTCCGCTATTTTTCAATCCAAAGCATGAGGCAATCAAGAAGTCAAATGAAGCTGATATAACACATGAGTCCCGGACCTTAGCAGACTTGCAAAAACATGTGGCAGAGGTTGCCATATCCTTCAAGGAACCGATGACCTATGCTGAGATACAGAATAAAATTCCGGATAATCTACTGATTAATTGGTATTGGCTGGGGATGGCAAGCAACAAACTATCTGTGACCGACACGATAGGTAAAGTGATTGGTATCAATGCAAATGAAATAGGTCAATTAACCGATACTCCAGGAAAATCGGGTCGACCGACTGACTGGACCAGTCATAACTATCCAGATTTTGTTGCTGCTGTACAAGCAGCAGCGGCTACACGAAAATTTAACAGTAGCGGTATTGATATCTATCAAGATGCGCTACAACAGATTAAAACTTATCCGACTTTAAAGCAGGCAAAATTTTCTGGTATCATCGTCAGTGGTCGAACAGAGAATCTAGTACAGTTAGATAGTCAAGCCTATATTTATGCGACAAACGTTGGTCTTGATGCTGAAATTTTACCTTATATAGCACCAACAAAATAAGTCAAAAAATCGCCCGAGGAGGCGATTTTTGATTGGTGCGGTCTGGCTGAATGTCATTTGGACACGATCAAGATAATTTGTTTGACCTTTGTTGACCAAATCTGTATAATAGGCTTTAGAGATAAAAAATCTCTAGAAATAGGACAACTATCTTCTTATCAGGAGGAATCAAACATGCAAATAGAAAAAATGACAACAACGCTACAAGAAGCCTTGGCTGAAGCACAAAAAATAGCTCAGGTTCGACAACATCAATCAATCGAAATCGCCCATCTCTGGAAAGTCTTAATTCAACCAGGCCAGTTTGCGCGTGATTTTTATCAGGAATTAGGTCTCGATCTATCTGCTTTCGAAACGATTATCGATCAGGAACTAGACAAAATATCAGTCATAACAGGTAGTAACATCGCTTATGGTCAAAACCTGAGTCAAAACTTGTTCAATCTGTTTAGTCAGTCAGAACAAATCGCGACAGGATTCAAGGATGAGTTTCTTTCAACTGAAACAGTCTTATTAGGCCTATATTCACAGCGACATAACCCATTAACTCAGTATCTCAAGTCACAAGGGATCACTGAAAAAATGGTCAAGGAAAAAATAACAAGCATGAGAGGAGGTAGTTCGGTGACAAGCCAAAATCAGGAAGCGCAGTATGATGCCTTAAAAAAATATGGTGAGGATTTGGTCGCAAAAGTCCGGACTGGTAAGATGGATCCAGTTATCGGTCGTGATGAAGAGGTTCGTGATGTGGTTCGTATCCTATCTCGTAAGACGAAAAATAATCCGATCCTTATCGGTGAACCGGGTGTTGGTAAAACAGCCATCATAGAAGGACTCGCACAACGGATCGTTAAGAAAGATGTGCCGACAAACTTGCAAGATAAAACGATTTTTAGCTTGGACATGGGTGCTCTGATCGCTGGAGCTAAATTCCGTGGTGAATTTGAAGAGCGGTTGAAATCTGTTTTGAATGAGGTCAAAAAGTCGGATGGACAAATCATCCTCTTTATAGATGAGATTCATACCATCGTTGGTGCGGGTAAAACAGAAGGGTCTATGGATGCGGGGAATCTCCTTAAGCCAATGCTGGCAAGGGGTGAGTTACATCTGATTGGTGCGACAACCCTAGATGAATACCGTCAAAACTTTGAAAAAGATAAGGCCTTGGAACGGCGTTTCCAAAAAGTGTTGGTGAAAGAACCGACGGTAGAAGATACAATTTCGATCCTTCGTGGGCTAAAGGATCGTTTTGAAGTCCATCATGGCGTGAAAATTCACGATAACGCCTTGATTGCAGCTGCAACCCTATCTAATCGTTATATTACAGATCGTTTCTTACCCGATAAAGCCATCGATTTAGTAGATGAGGCCAGTGCAACGATTCGTGTTGAGATGAATTCATCGCCAACAGAGTTAGACCAAATCACGCGTAAACTGATGCAACTTGAAATTGAAGAGGAAGCTCTTAAAAAGGAAACAGACGATGGGTCTAAAAAACGCCTTCTCTTGCTACAAGAAGACCTTGCCAATACCCGAGAAAGGGCAAATAGTCTGAAGATGCGTTGGGAAACCGAGAAAGAAGCAGTTGAAGGGATTCATGTTAAACGCGCCGAATTAGAACAAGCTCGGATTGATCTAGAGACAGCAGAAAATGACTATAACTTAGAGCAAGCGGCGATTTTACGACATGGGACGATTCCTAAACTTGAGAAGGAAGTGGTGGCATTAGAAACAGCTCAAGCTGCAGATACGAGCAATCATCTCGTGCAGGAGTCTGTTACAGCTCAAGAAATCGCGGAAGTGATTGGTCGTTTGACAGGCATTCCAGTGACCAAGCTTGTTGAAGGTGAAAAAGAGAAACTCTTGCATCTAGCTGATACGCTGCATCAACGGGTCGTCGGACAAGATGAAGCAGTTGATGCAGTAGCTGATGCCATTATCCGTAGTCGTGCAGGCTTACAAGACCCAAATCAACCACTTGGCAGTTTTCTATTCCTGGGACCAACAGGTGTTGGTAAAACAGAACTAGCAAAAAGTCTTGCTGAAGAATTGTTTGACTCGGAAAGTCATATGGTTCGTATCGATATGAGTGAGTACATGGAAAAACACAGCATCTCACGGTTGGTCGGTGCGCCTCCAGGCTATGTCGGCTATGATGAAGGCGGACAGTTGACGGAGGCAGTGCGTCGGAATCCTTATACGATTGTTCTGCTGGACGAAATCGAAAAAGCCCATCCGGATGTTTTTAATATCCTCCTGCAAGTCTTGGATGATGGTCGCTTGACGGACTCAAAAGGTGTCGTGGTTGACTTTAAAAACACAGTATTGATTATGACGTCAAATATCGGATCACGAACCATGCTAGATGGGATTACAGATGATGGTGTGCTAGAAAATACGACCAAAGAAGCTGTCATGGATGAGCTAAGACAACACTTCAAACCTGAGTTTTTAAATCGGATTGACGATACGATTCTCTTTACGCCACTGACACTCGCTGTGGTCAAACAAATCATTGATAAGATTGTCCATCAGTTATCTGAGCGTTTGGCACAACAAGATATCAAGCTTGAACTCACCCAAGATGCGATCGACTGGATTGCTAAAAATGCTTATGAGCCTGAGTATGGGGCAAGACCCATCAAACGCTTCATGACCAAGCATTTGGAAACACCACTCGCAAAAGCATTAGTAGGTGGTCAAGTTACACCAAATACAGTCGTTCTTGTTGGTATGAAGGATGACACGCTCATATTTGATACAAAATAAGGTTAAAGCATCCCGCTTGTAAGTGGGATGTTTTATTTTTGTAAAAAAGTACATTTTTTGTTGACAGCAGATTATTTTAGTTATATACTTAGTTAGTCAAGTGATTAACTAACTAAGCTGAATATGCTTAATTAATCATAAGTGAACAGGAGGTAACAATGAATTTTGATGAGTCCAATCATCTGCCCTTATTTGAGCAGGTGGCCGAACAGATAGAGGCTGCTATTCTAAGTGGTGCATTTCCAGAGTTAAGTCAGATTCCATCCACGACTGAAATCTCTAAGCAGTTTCAAATTAATCCGGCGACTGTCCTGAAGGGCATGAACCTATTAGTAGATAAGCAGATTATTGAGAAAAAAAGAGGGATAGGTGTTTTTGTGAAACAAGGTGCTAAACAAATCATTCAGGAAGAAAAAAGAACGTATTTCTTTACTCAAGAAATTAGTCAGCTGGTGGTAGAAGCCAAACGGTTAGATATTTCTCTAGCGGAGTTAATCGAGCAAATAGAAAGTGGGTATCAAGCATGAGTTTAACAGTAGCAAACATCCAAAAGTCCTATCGCAAACAGGCTGTTTTAAAAGATGTCAGTATTGACTTTAAAGAGGAGACGATTTATGGGTTACTTGGTCGAAATGGTGCCGGTAAAAGTACTTTGCTAAACATCATTAGTGCCCGAATTTTTGCTGATTCAGGCAGTGTGACCTTAGCTGGTGAGCAGTTAATTGGCAATGAAGTCCTACAAAATCGCATTTTCTTAATGAGTGAAGATAATCTCTATCCAAAATCGATGAAGGTGAATAAAATCTTCAAGTTAACAGAAGCCTTCTACGGTGGATTAGACTGGGAACTAGCCAATCACTTAACGCAGGCTTTCAATCTCAATCCAAAATTAGCCTTTAAAAAATTATCAACAGGCTATAGAAGTATCTTAAAGTTAATCGTTGCACTCTCAGTACCAGCAGACTACATTTTCTTAGATGAACCAATCTTAGGACTGGATGCCAGCCATCGTGATTTATTTTACCGGACTTTAATTCAAACCTATAGTGATAGACCAAGAACAATCGTGATTTCGACGCATTTGATTGAAGAGATCGCAAATATTATCGAAGAATTTATTATTGTCGATAATGGTCAAGTCATCGAACAAAAATCTGGTGAAGCCATTAAGCAGTCTGGCGCGACAATTTCAGGCTCACAAGCCTTGGTCGCATCATTTACTGAAGGGATGGATGTGATCGGACAGGATGGTTTGGGCGGTTTAGTTAGCTATTACGTCCGTGATTATCAAGCGCAAGTTGTTCCGGAAGGTATCAGTGTATCGCCACTGAATTTACAAGCTTATTTCGTGCAAGTGACACAAAGAGAGGGAGAAGCATAATGAAACTTAAAACAGCCATGACCTATCGGTTCATATATCAATTAAAATCATTGGGTATCTTCTATCTCTACTTTGTACTCTTTACGCTTATCTTTCCAGCTATGGCGCTTTTCGTTGCTGGCGGTACCTTGTCTTCCCAA
The DNA window shown above is from Lactococcus paracarnosus and carries:
- a CDS encoding anti sigma factor C-terminal domain-containing protein yields the protein MIVNFDNVIKREKRKQRLVTSGILLVAVVLILGVGVTAVKQRMASQYRAAQKVAMITDMIESPNVTSTSHYLAESGLFNRRLKSDRFKNIDGYLVKTAPLEINFSLFSVGYGGGTQLPITVPISKTKTIGAFNRENGEKLPLFFNPKHEAIKKSNEADITHESRTLADLQKHVAEVAISFKEPMTYAEIQNKIPDNLLINWYWLGMASNKLSVTDTIGKVIGINANEIGQLTDTPGKSGRPTDWTSHNYPDFVAAVQAAAATRKFNSSGIDIYQDALQQIKTYPTLKQAKFSGIIVSGRTENLVQLDSQAYIYATNVGLDAEILPYIAPTK
- the clpB gene encoding ATP-dependent chaperone ClpB, coding for MQIEKMTTTLQEALAEAQKIAQVRQHQSIEIAHLWKVLIQPGQFARDFYQELGLDLSAFETIIDQELDKISVITGSNIAYGQNLSQNLFNLFSQSEQIATGFKDEFLSTETVLLGLYSQRHNPLTQYLKSQGITEKMVKEKITSMRGGSSVTSQNQEAQYDALKKYGEDLVAKVRTGKMDPVIGRDEEVRDVVRILSRKTKNNPILIGEPGVGKTAIIEGLAQRIVKKDVPTNLQDKTIFSLDMGALIAGAKFRGEFEERLKSVLNEVKKSDGQIILFIDEIHTIVGAGKTEGSMDAGNLLKPMLARGELHLIGATTLDEYRQNFEKDKALERRFQKVLVKEPTVEDTISILRGLKDRFEVHHGVKIHDNALIAAATLSNRYITDRFLPDKAIDLVDEASATIRVEMNSSPTELDQITRKLMQLEIEEEALKKETDDGSKKRLLLLQEDLANTRERANSLKMRWETEKEAVEGIHVKRAELEQARIDLETAENDYNLEQAAILRHGTIPKLEKEVVALETAQAADTSNHLVQESVTAQEIAEVIGRLTGIPVTKLVEGEKEKLLHLADTLHQRVVGQDEAVDAVADAIIRSRAGLQDPNQPLGSFLFLGPTGVGKTELAKSLAEELFDSESHMVRIDMSEYMEKHSISRLVGAPPGYVGYDEGGQLTEAVRRNPYTIVLLDEIEKAHPDVFNILLQVLDDGRLTDSKGVVVDFKNTVLIMTSNIGSRTMLDGITDDGVLENTTKEAVMDELRQHFKPEFLNRIDDTILFTPLTLAVVKQIIDKIVHQLSERLAQQDIKLELTQDAIDWIAKNAYEPEYGARPIKRFMTKHLETPLAKALVGGQVTPNTVVLVGMKDDTLIFDTK
- a CDS encoding GntR family transcriptional regulator; the encoded protein is MNFDESNHLPLFEQVAEQIEAAILSGAFPELSQIPSTTEISKQFQINPATVLKGMNLLVDKQIIEKKRGIGVFVKQGAKQIIQEEKRTYFFTQEISQLVVEAKRLDISLAELIEQIESGYQA
- a CDS encoding ATP-binding cassette domain-containing protein; translated protein: MSLTVANIQKSYRKQAVLKDVSIDFKEETIYGLLGRNGAGKSTLLNIISARIFADSGSVTLAGEQLIGNEVLQNRIFLMSEDNLYPKSMKVNKIFKLTEAFYGGLDWELANHLTQAFNLNPKLAFKKLSTGYRSILKLIVALSVPADYIFLDEPILGLDASHRDLFYRTLIQTYSDRPRTIVISTHLIEEIANIIEEFIIVDNGQVIEQKSGEAIKQSGATISGSQALVASFTEGMDVIGQDGLGGLVSYYVRDYQAQVVPEGISVSPLNLQAYFVQVTQREGEA